The window AGAATAGAGATCTTTGGTTCTGCGGTCAAACTCTCCATGCTGTTAAGAAAACAGCTTTACCACCATTTTACAAAAATGTCGCCATCCTTTTATCAAAAACGTCGGGTGGGCGATCTGATGGCACATGCAACGAACGATTTGCAGGCAATCCAAGAAACAGCCGGTCTGGGTGTTCTAACCTTGGTGGACTCACTAACAACAGGTGGATTTGTGATCGTAACGATGGCCACAACGATCAGCTGGAAACTGACCTTAATTTCACTTATCCCCATGCCGCTTATGGCTGCCTTAACAAGCTGGTATGGAACTCATTTACATAAGCGCTTCCATAAAGCTCAGGAAGCCTTCTCCTCACTCAATGATAAAACACAAGAAAGCATTTCTGGAATTAAAGTGATTAAAACGTTTGGTCAGGAACAAGAGGACATTGCCGATTTTCGTCGCCAATCCGAGTATGTGGTCCTTAAAAATATCGCTGTTGCCAAGATCGATTCATTATATGACCCAACCATATCTATTATCGTAGGGATCTCCTTCTTTTTATCAATCAGTTTTGGTTCACTTTATGTTCTTTCGGGAACTTTATCGATTGGCCAACTGATTTCTTTTACCACCTATTTAGGCTTACTCATATGGCCGATGCTAGCCTTTGGTTGGCTGTTTAATATCGTCGAGCTGGGGAGGGCCTCCTATGATCGAGTGACGACTCTACTTGCGGAGTCAGTGGAAATAACGGATGAAAAAGAAGCGTTTGATTCGATTCCTAGTGGAGACATTGAATACAAAATCACCCAATTTACCTACCCAAATGATGCGACCCCTGTCCTATCAGATATTGCTTTTACGATAAAGCAAGGAGGTACACTTGGAATTGTTGGGAAAACTGGTTCTGGAAAAACAACCCTGTTAAAATTACTCCTCCGTGAGTTTGATGGGAAAGATGTGAAGATTAACTTTGGTGGACAGCCGCTAACCCATTATAAAATCGACAGTCTACGAGCCGCAATTGGCTATGTTCCTCAAGATCATTTTCTTTTCTCAGCAACCATTGCTGAAAATATTGCCTTTGCAAATCCTGCCGCCAACAAATTTGAGATTTTTGAAGCTGCTAAAGTCGCCAGCATCCATGAAGATATATTGCTTTTTCCTGATCAATATGAAACCATCGTCGGTGAAAGAGGGGTTTCACTATCGGGAGGACAAAAGCAAAGACTTTCGATTGCCAGGGCACTCTTTATCAATCCGGAAGTGTTAGTTCTTGACGATTCACTTTCCGCAGTGGACGCCAAGACCGAGGCAGCCATCCTTTCTTCTTTAAAAATAAATCGATTAGGCAAAACCACCTTGATTACAACACATCGATTAAGTGCGATTCAACATGCAGATTCCATTATCGTTCTAGACAAGGGTAACATCATTCAACGAGGTAGCCATGATGAGTTAATGAAGCAAACTGGATGGTATCAGGAAATGTATATCCAACAGCAACTTGAAGACCTTGTGGAGCATGGAGGTTAAGAGATGGAAAATAAACAGCAGAAACATGTATTATTGCGGTTATTAAGTTATACAAAGCCACATCGGCGTTTGATGCTCCTTGCCTTTTTCCTGTTGTTGCTGACGACAATTGGCGATGTCCTTGGTCCTCTTATTGTTAAAGTGTTTATAGATGATTACTTAACACCGAGAAAGTTAAGCTTTCAGCCGCTATTTGGATTGGGAGCGGCATACATTTCTATCCAAATTGTCAACGTCCTAATTTCTTATTTTCAATTGATTAAATTCCAAGAAATTGCTTTAAAAATTATTCATCAGCTCAGGGTTGATTTATTTGCGAAGGTGCAAGAGCTAGGTCTTCGTTATTTTGATAAAACACCGGCAGGCAGTATTGTGTCTCGAGTCACAAACGATACGGAAGCCATTAAAGACATGTTTGTTACCGTTTTGGGGACCTTTGTTCAAAGTGGATTTTTGATGATCGGTATTTTTGTGGCGATGTTCAGCTTAAATGTAAAGTTAGCGATCTTTTGCTTGGCCATCTTTCCGCTCATTTTTTTGATCATTTATCTGTATCGAAAATTTAGCTCACTCATTTATCATGACATGCGGGAAAGATTGAGCCAGTTAAATGCCAAGCTAAGTGAATCCTTACAAGGAATGGCGATTATTCAAATGTTTCGCCAAGAGAAACGGCAAAGAGAGGAGTTTGCCAGTATTAATCGGAAGCATTTTCTGGCAGGTATGAAAAATATCAAAATCGAAGGCTTGTTGTTAAGACCAGCAATCGATTTGGTTTATGTCATGGCCCTTATAATCGTTCTCAGTTATTTTGGGATTAGCTCTTTTAACAGCCCAATTGAGGTTGGGGTACTATACGCTTTTATCAATTACTTAGACCGCTTTTTTGAACCAGTCAATAATATGATGATGCGTTTGTCATTGTTCCAACAGGCAATCGTCGCTGGGGCGAGAGTTTTCAAGCTTTTAGATGAAACCGAAATAAATCCTTACCAAGCAGACAAAGGAAATAAGGTAAAAAATGGCGAGATTGAGTTTCGTGATGTGAGTTTTTCCTATGATGGGAAGCAGGATGTGTTGAAAAACATTTCCTTTACCGCTAAACCGGGCGAAACGGTTGCTTTAGTTGGACACACAGGAAGCGGCAAAAGCTCGATCATTAATTTGTTAATACGCTTTTATGAGTTTGATAGAGGGGAAATTGTTCTTGATGGAGTGTCAATCAAGGAATATTCCAAAGATGAGTTACGGAGAAACATGGGACTCGTTCTCCAAGATCCGTTTTTGTTCTTTGGAACTGTGAGGGACAATATTCGCCTTCATCACAATGAAATTACGGATGAAAGAGTAATCGAAGCGGCAAAATTTGTTCAAGCAGACACCTTTATTGAAAAACTAGAAAATGGGTACGAGGATAAGGTGGTCGAACGAGGAGCAACCTTATCAAGTGGGCAAAGACAACTGATCGCGTTTGCCCGAACGATTGTCACTAACCCTAAAATCCTCATTCTTGATGAAGCAACAGCTAACATTGATACTGAAACCGAAGAGGCCATTCAAGCAGCACTTGAGAAAATGAAAAAGGGAAGAACCACGATTGCGATCGCCCATCGCCTTTCTACCATTCAGGATGCTAACCAGATCCTGGTTCTCCATCATGGCGAAATAGTTGAGCAAGGAACACATCAGGAGCTGTTAGCCCGAAAAGGTCTTTACCATAAAATGTTTTTGCTCCAAAATGGGTAAATCGTACTGCTTTCATTAATGGAATAGACACCATAAAACAAAAAAACAGGTTGGGATCAAACGGCCCAATCTGTTTATTAATTAGTTGATTTTTTTTATATATTTTTTGTGATAATTATTTAATAATTCGTCCAGTTCTTGACTATGACGGACGGCTGCGGGAGAAGTCATTCCTTTATCGGAAACGACATGGATCAATTCAGCCCGTTTCTTTTCGATTAACAAAAGCAACTCATGTTTTAACACTGTAGTAATTCCCTTCATTCGAAAATAATTACAAATATAGCAATAAAATATGTATGAATCGTTAAGGTTTGTAAAATAATTCACAATAAAAATAACGTACTTTCATAGTATAGCCTCATTTGCTGCAAATTCAAAGACAATTTTAACAAAAAAATACATTAAATTTACATTATCTAAATATTTACATAAAATAAATACCGTACGTACAGTAAAAACGCATTTTACTGTACGATCATGAATTGTTCACAGCTTCTTCAGTATCATTTGGATCAAACTTTTGTTAGAATGATTTAGAAACAATTGTAAAGTAAGGGATGTGTACCAATGTCAGATGTAAATATTTTTGTAGCACTCGGTGCCGGGTTTTTAAGCTTTATTTCACCTTGTTGTTTACCATTATATCCAGCCTTTCTATCCTATATAACTGGAATGTCAGTTGGCGAAATAAAAAGTGAAAATGCGATGCTGCAAAAACGCAGTTTACTACATACATTATTTTTTCTTGTTGGGTTTTCGATTATCTTTTTAGCAATAGGTTTTGGTACCTCTTTTATCGGACGATTTTTCATCCAGTATCAAGATCTCATTCGGCAAATAGGTGCCATCTTTATTGTTGGATTTGGTTTGGTCATAGTTGGTATATTCCAACCTGAATTTTTAATGAAGGAACGTAGATTTGAGTTAAAAAACCGCCCATCTGGTTTTGCTGGCTCAATTTTAATCGGGATGGCGTTTGCAGCTGGATGGACACCGTGTACTGGACCTATTCTTGTATCGGTCATAGCCTTAGCGGCATCAAACCCTGGATCAGGACTAGCATATATGATTGCTTATATTTTAGGGTTTGCCATTCCATTTTTCATCCTTTCCTTTTTTATTGGCAAAATGCAATGGATCCGCAAACACAATCTTATCATCATGAAAATTGGCGGCTATATTATGATTGCAATGGGAGTCATTTTGTTTTTTGACTGGATGACAAAAATAATTATTTTCTTGTCTGATTTGTTTGGTGGTTTTGTTGGCTTTTAACAAATAAGCACTGTTAAACAAGAATGTTGATTTTCGTTCCAGGCACTCGCTTTCTGCGGGGCGGGCGGTGAGCCTCCTCGGCGCTTAAGCGCCTGTGGGGTCTCACCTGTCCCGCTGCTCCCGCAGGAGTCTTTGCGCCTTCCACTCCAATCAACATTGAGCTTTAACTCAGCCAACAAATAAGATTTTGGAATTGGAATCCAAGCGACCTCATCTTATCTTCCATTGAGTCGATCGCAGGAGGGGACTATATGGCAAGAATTCTGATTGTAGATGATGCAAAATTTATGAGAATGCTGTTAACGGATATTATTAATAAATCAGATCACGAGGTCGCCGGCGAAGCGGAAAACGGCAGAGATGCCGTTCAATTATATAGTCAAATAAAACCTGATTTAGTGACGATGGATATTACCATGCCTGACATGGGCGGGGTTGAAGCAGTGAGGGAGATTAAACAGGAGTTCCCAGATTGCAAAATCATCATGTGCTCAGCAATGGGTCAACAGAAAATGGTAGTGAAAGCGATTGAAGCCGGAGCGAAGGATTTTATCGTTAAACCCTTTGATGAAACTCGGGTTATTGATACGATTAATCGGGTAATAAATTAATAAATAGCGATTTAAGAATAATCTTAAATGGCTTCTTTTAACAAATCAAATTGATTTCTTTTTTGTGTGATTTGTATATAATTATACTGTAAATCTTTTAGATGGGATGATCTTATGAATGCGGTAGTTATTTCTTCCATTGGAGCGGCCTTTATGGCTATCATGGTGATGGTTGTCAGATTGAAAGCAGCAAAAAAACCAGCATCAGCGAAAAAAATTATCTTACCTCCGGTGTTTATGAGCTCCGGTGCGTTAATGTTTTTGTTCCCAATGTTCCACGTTTCTTTTGCAGAGGTTATTGAGGCGGCCTTAGTTGGGATGGTCTTTTCAATTTTCTTAATCAAAACGTCAACTTTTGAAATTCGAGAGAATGATATTTATTTAAAGCGATCTAAAGCGTTTGTGTTTATACTAATTGGTCTTCTAGTTATCCGGATCATTATGAAGTCTTTCTTAAGCTCTTCCATTGATGTGGGCGAACTGAGTGGAATGTTTTGGATCCTAGCGTTTGGCATGATTGTCCCATGGCGTATCGCGATGTATGTCAATTATCGTAAGCTGCACCTGCAGTTACACAGTATCAAACCGGAATCAATCTAATGCAAAGCTCCGAATTTATATGATTCGGGGCTTTGTTGTTTCTTATAATAATGGAGTTAAATTAGAATGTTGATTTCCACTCCAGGTGCTCGCTTTCCGCGGGGCGGGCGGTGAGCCTCCTCGGCGCTTAAGCGCCTGTGGGGTCTCACCTGTCCCGCTGCTCCCGCAGGAGTCGAGCACCTTCCGCTCCAATCAACATTGTGCAAAAAATCAACAATGAGCTTTTACAAATCCTAAATAATAGCATAACAAAACTCCCTACCACTTTGACAGGGAGTTTTGTTAATCTTTTTAAATGAAAAATTGTTCATACTTGGTCAAATCAATTTTTCGTTCTTTCATTTTTTTTCGTAGAAATTTGTGATCACGTTTAGGTGTGGCTAAAATATAACCACGGATAATCAAATCCTCGTTGATCGTCGCGGCTTGTTCGTTTAAAGCAATCTCGCCAATTTTTCCGGCAATTTTATGTCTAGCGACGTCCCGAAATAGTTCGGGAACAGGGGTCACTAAATCTTCGAGAAAAGCTTTTTGTTCTTCATGCCAAAGTTCAATAGTTTCGTTAACGAAATGTTCTTCCCAATCCATATCTGATTTGCCATCATTCTTGGGCAGCTTTTTAAGGAATTTCCGGAACATAAAGTACCCGCCAATGGCAAAAAGAAAAACCATCACAAAACACCAAAACACAATCAACCACATAAACCAATCTTGGGGCATATTGTTCACCTACACTAACCATTATTTTTGTCGAAGCTTTCGCTATGTTTTCACTGGGTGCTGAATCATGGGAAAATGCGAAATTTTCTTTCTATGTATAACTCAATTATAAGCTGTATACCAAAAAAATGACAAGCAATTGACAACAACGACAAAAACCGCCATGTTTCGGTATTTCCTGTTGTAATGTTGGAAATATATTAGTATAATTAAAGATGTCTCTTATTATTATGGGGCTGAATGGGGTACTGGTGTCCTCCACGGTCTTCAAAACCGTACGCGGCTAGCGTGCCTAGCTGGGTGAGTTCGATTCTCACACAGTCCCGCCAAACCTTATTTTATTACATATTGGTCGGGTCAATTCCCCAACGGTTTATTTGCACATTTTGAGCGAGTCCGTTGTAGACCGTTTTACGAAACCGTGTGCATAAATACAGTCTGTAGCCTTCTACTATTATAAATGTAGGAGGTTTTTATTATGTCGAAAAAGCCAAAAATTAGAATGTATTCAAGGAAAAGTATGAATTTCCCCAATAAAATTGGTAAGGAAGAATATTCCTTAACAACTATGTTTGATTTGTTCATTATCGAGAAAAGTATTGAGGGTCTTTCAGAGAGAACGTTACATGATTACAATGTGCATGTAAAATATTTGTTGGATTATTTAGGGTCGGACATTATAAACACACAATGTAATAAAGAACTTTTCAAAAGCTATATTGCTTACATGTTGCATGAAAAGGGTCTAAGTCCTGTTACTGCAAATGTCAGAATTAGAACAATAAGAGCATTCTTGAGATTTTGTTACCTAAATGGTTATATTGATGAACCAATTCATCAACATTTTAAACCTGTAAAGACAAAAGAGGATACCTTAGAATCATTTACGCCAGAAGAAGTAAAAAAGTTACTTGCTGTAGTGGATGAAAATTCTTACAAGGGTTTTCGGGACAAAGTAATTATTTATATGTTGTTAGACACCCTCGTCAGATGCTCTGAATTAGTTAATATAAAAAGAAACAATGTTGATTTAAAAGCAGGATTCATCTCATTGGAGTCAGCTAATACTAAAACAAGGAAGGGAAGAACTGTACCCATTTCAACCAAGACCACTAGGCTGTTAAAAGAGTACATCAGCATAACAGACAATTATAGCTCTGATTTTCTTTTTTTAACCTATGAAGGTGAGCCATTATCTGATAACACAGTAAGAAAAAACTTAGCGGAAATTGGGGAGAAGGCTGGAGTACATAAAAGGGTCTCTCCTCATACTTTCAGACATACTGGAGCATTGTATTATGTACTTAATGGAGGAGACCCATTTAGCCTACAGAAAATATTAGGGCATTCTGATATGAGTATGGTAAGAAAATATATTCAAATGACCAATACAGATGTAAAAAAACAACATAATGTCTTTTCTCCATTGAATACTGTGTTTAAGTAAATTACAGAATCCTTTAGTGCGATAAAGATAAAGCCGAAAATCCCATATTAAATGTATTAGGGTGCGAGAGGTGGTTTTCGTTCGGATAGTAATAAACTATTTGAATTAGCCCCTCCCCCATTTACTTTGTTCTACTCCTGTTTGAGTAAGAGAGTTCTTTCTCATATTTGTATTTTCGGAGTTTATAAATATAGAACTTAGTATGCTTATGGCAGTGTATAATCCTAACCATTTACACTATCCATTAGCAAAGATAAATATAAAC of the Bacillus sp. 1NLA3E genome contains:
- a CDS encoding ABC transporter ATP-binding protein; the encoded protein is MENKQQKHVLLRLLSYTKPHRRLMLLAFFLLLLTTIGDVLGPLIVKVFIDDYLTPRKLSFQPLFGLGAAYISIQIVNVLISYFQLIKFQEIALKIIHQLRVDLFAKVQELGLRYFDKTPAGSIVSRVTNDTEAIKDMFVTVLGTFVQSGFLMIGIFVAMFSLNVKLAIFCLAIFPLIFLIIYLYRKFSSLIYHDMRERLSQLNAKLSESLQGMAIIQMFRQEKRQREEFASINRKHFLAGMKNIKIEGLLLRPAIDLVYVMALIIVLSYFGISSFNSPIEVGVLYAFINYLDRFFEPVNNMMMRLSLFQQAIVAGARVFKLLDETEINPYQADKGNKVKNGEIEFRDVSFSYDGKQDVLKNISFTAKPGETVALVGHTGSGKSSIINLLIRFYEFDRGEIVLDGVSIKEYSKDELRRNMGLVLQDPFLFFGTVRDNIRLHHNEITDERVIEAAKFVQADTFIEKLENGYEDKVVERGATLSSGQRQLIAFARTIVTNPKILILDEATANIDTETEEAIQAALEKMKKGRTTIAIAHRLSTIQDANQILVLHHGEIVEQGTHQELLARKGLYHKMFLLQNG
- a CDS encoding ABC transporter transmembrane domain-containing protein — protein: MKVFLDLSWFFKREKKAYLIGILFLAIVALLELIPPKVIGIIVDHIQNHSLSPGILLKWMFILIFSAGGMYVLRYYWRIEIFGSAVKLSMLLRKQLYHHFTKMSPSFYQKRRVGDLMAHATNDLQAIQETAGLGVLTLVDSLTTGGFVIVTMATTISWKLTLISLIPMPLMAALTSWYGTHLHKRFHKAQEAFSSLNDKTQESISGIKVIKTFGQEQEDIADFRRQSEYVVLKNIAVAKIDSLYDPTISIIVGISFFLSISFGSLYVLSGTLSIGQLISFTTYLGLLIWPMLAFGWLFNIVELGRASYDRVTTLLAESVEITDEKEAFDSIPSGDIEYKITQFTYPNDATPVLSDIAFTIKQGGTLGIVGKTGSGKTTLLKLLLREFDGKDVKINFGGQPLTHYKIDSLRAAIGYVPQDHFLFSATIAENIAFANPAANKFEIFEAAKVASIHEDILLFPDQYETIVGERGVSLSGGQKQRLSIARALFINPEVLVLDDSLSAVDAKTEAAILSSLKINRLGKTTLITTHRLSAIQHADSIIVLDKGNIIQRGSHDELMKQTGWYQEMYIQQQLEDLVEHGG
- a CDS encoding aspartyl-phosphate phosphatase Spo0E family protein, yielding MKGITTVLKHELLLLIEKKRAELIHVVSDKGMTSPAAVRHSQELDELLNNYHKKYIKKIN
- a CDS encoding CcdC family protein — protein: MNAVVISSIGAAFMAIMVMVVRLKAAKKPASAKKIILPPVFMSSGALMFLFPMFHVSFAEVIEAALVGMVFSIFLIKTSTFEIRENDIYLKRSKAFVFILIGLLVIRIIMKSFLSSSIDVGELSGMFWILAFGMIVPWRIAMYVNYRKLHLQLHSIKPESI
- a CDS encoding DUF2621 domain-containing protein, with the protein product MPQDWFMWLIVFWCFVMVFLFAIGGYFMFRKFLKKLPKNDGKSDMDWEEHFVNETIELWHEEQKAFLEDLVTPVPELFRDVARHKIAGKIGEIALNEQAATINEDLIIRGYILATPKRDHKFLRKKMKERKIDLTKYEQFFI
- a CDS encoding response regulator — its product is MARILIVDDAKFMRMLLTDIINKSDHEVAGEAENGRDAVQLYSQIKPDLVTMDITMPDMGGVEAVREIKQEFPDCKIIMCSAMGQQKMVVKAIEAGAKDFIVKPFDETRVIDTINRVIN
- a CDS encoding tyrosine-type recombinase/integrase produces the protein MSKKPKIRMYSRKSMNFPNKIGKEEYSLTTMFDLFIIEKSIEGLSERTLHDYNVHVKYLLDYLGSDIINTQCNKELFKSYIAYMLHEKGLSPVTANVRIRTIRAFLRFCYLNGYIDEPIHQHFKPVKTKEDTLESFTPEEVKKLLAVVDENSYKGFRDKVIIYMLLDTLVRCSELVNIKRNNVDLKAGFISLESANTKTRKGRTVPISTKTTRLLKEYISITDNYSSDFLFLTYEGEPLSDNTVRKNLAEIGEKAGVHKRVSPHTFRHTGALYYVLNGGDPFSLQKILGHSDMSMVRKYIQMTNTDVKKQHNVFSPLNTVFK
- a CDS encoding cytochrome c biogenesis CcdA family protein, with the protein product MSDVNIFVALGAGFLSFISPCCLPLYPAFLSYITGMSVGEIKSENAMLQKRSLLHTLFFLVGFSIIFLAIGFGTSFIGRFFIQYQDLIRQIGAIFIVGFGLVIVGIFQPEFLMKERRFELKNRPSGFAGSILIGMAFAAGWTPCTGPILVSVIALAASNPGSGLAYMIAYILGFAIPFFILSFFIGKMQWIRKHNLIIMKIGGYIMIAMGVILFFDWMTKIIIFLSDLFGGFVGF